The following proteins are encoded in a genomic region of Synechococcus sp. CBW1002:
- a CDS encoding IS3 family transposase — protein MIPSGDRGAIVALLQEGISRGLSAKAIADLFGLATRTLRRWGLMIRTQGFSCDQRKGASRHVMHRFSEEERQQVLSTVNDPRFADLTPGQIVAILAEEGVYVGSESTIYRIMRQEGLLNHRGRSRPPREPREPPVLEATGIHQVLAWDITLLPGPVKGQFYYLYMVMDVWSRRILGVEVHDRECGELAKHFFDRVCRDEGISSGSTTILHADNGAPMRSYTLAAKLAELGISLSFSRPRVSNDNAYVESWFRTMKYHQSYPVRRFRDLLSVRAWVDGFVDWYNAEHRHSGIKYVTPNQRHYGEADAICRVRQQTYEQARAQHPRRWARPPRDWAQPTVVRVNHPRPQDTVAA, from the coding sequence TTGATTCCGTCTGGCGATCGCGGTGCGATCGTCGCGCTTCTACAGGAAGGCATCAGTCGTGGCCTTTCGGCCAAGGCCATTGCTGATCTTTTCGGCCTGGCGACACGCACGCTGAGGCGATGGGGCTTGATGATTCGGACCCAGGGATTCAGCTGCGATCAACGCAAGGGAGCGTCCAGGCATGTCATGCATCGTTTCAGCGAGGAGGAGCGCCAACAGGTGTTGTCCACTGTCAACGATCCACGCTTTGCCGATCTCACGCCTGGTCAGATCGTGGCGATCCTTGCCGAGGAGGGAGTCTACGTGGGATCGGAGTCAACGATTTACCGCATCATGCGCCAGGAAGGCCTGTTAAATCATCGCGGCAGGAGCCGCCCACCGCGGGAGCCAAGAGAGCCACCCGTGCTGGAGGCAACGGGCATCCATCAAGTGCTGGCCTGGGATATCACCCTGTTGCCGGGGCCTGTGAAGGGTCAATTCTACTACCTTTATATGGTGATGGATGTGTGGAGCCGGCGCATCCTTGGCGTTGAGGTGCACGATCGTGAATGCGGCGAACTGGCCAAGCACTTCTTTGATCGTGTCTGCCGTGATGAAGGGATCAGCTCGGGGTCGACCACGATCCTGCACGCCGATAACGGAGCACCCATGCGCTCCTACACCTTGGCCGCCAAGCTGGCCGAGCTCGGCATCTCCCTGTCATTCTCGCGGCCGCGGGTGAGCAATGACAACGCCTACGTTGAGTCATGGTTCCGAACCATGAAATATCACCAGAGCTATCCAGTGCGTCGTTTCCGGGATCTTCTCTCAGTGCGTGCCTGGGTCGATGGTTTTGTTGACTGGTACAACGCTGAGCATCGTCACAGCGGCATCAAGTATGTGACGCCCAATCAACGTCACTACGGAGAAGCTGACGCGATCTGCAGAGTCCGTCAGCAGACCTATGAGCAGGCGCGTGCGCAACATCCACGCCGCTGGGCCAGGCCACCTCGCGATTGGGCTCAGCCAACAGTCGTGCGGGTCAACCATCCCAGACCGCAGGACACTGTCGCTGCTTGA
- a CDS encoding transposase produces the protein MQPPYDAALREAVRLRMSPPNLESVAEIARDTGITAQTIYNWRSQWQKQGQLVPATNRPPEQWSAADKLAAVIQAAGLNGSELGSFCRERGLYPKQVARWRQAAEDANGPSAPSMADQRELQRKNQELVRRNRQLERELQKKEKALTEAATLLMLSKKFNQIFQPDEDP, from the coding sequence ATGCAACCGCCCTATGACGCCGCTCTGCGGGAAGCCGTCCGCCTGCGGATGAGCCCTCCGAACCTTGAGAGCGTGGCTGAGATCGCCCGCGACACCGGGATCACGGCGCAGACCATCTACAACTGGCGGAGCCAGTGGCAGAAGCAGGGCCAGCTGGTGCCTGCCACGAACCGGCCGCCGGAGCAGTGGAGCGCTGCCGACAAGCTGGCAGCCGTGATCCAGGCCGCAGGACTGAACGGAAGCGAGCTCGGGTCGTTCTGCAGGGAGCGGGGGCTGTACCCCAAGCAGGTTGCCCGTTGGCGCCAGGCCGCCGAGGATGCCAATGGCCCCAGCGCGCCGAGCATGGCTGATCAGCGGGAACTGCAACGCAAGAATCAGGAACTGGTCCGGCGGAATCGCCAGCTGGAGCGTGAATTGCAGAAGAAAGAAAAAGCACTGACAGAAGCGGCGACGTTGTTGATGCTCTCAAAAAAGTTCAACCAGATCTTTCAACCGGACGAGGATCCTTGA